The Sporocytophaga myxococcoides genome includes a window with the following:
- a CDS encoding GlxA family transcriptional regulator: MTPVNGIKERLIAIVAMPDTMLIDIAGPADVFSRASLALKSGTPRKEAYKVITISPEHGKKTCTSSSGITINTPLSYKAIEEKIDTLIIAGYASKSPFRLSKDFYKWLNQNSGKIRRIASICRGTFALAEAGLLNGKRATTHWMACNELQTRFPEIIVDPDPIFIRDGKIYTSAGVSSGMDLALAMVEEDYGRELALTVAKELVLYLQRPGNQSQYSTILAQQQTESGPIRDVQEYISEHIKEDLKVEQLSEHCAMSPRNFARVFLKETGITPGKYVEKVRLEKAKRSLEDSNLSLDQIADNCGIGSQDSLRRLFLKHLNVTPGLYRKSFKTAFRDNIA, from the coding sequence ATGACTCCTGTAAACGGTATAAAAGAAAGGCTTATCGCCATAGTTGCCATGCCAGATACCATGCTGATTGATATTGCAGGACCGGCAGATGTATTTAGCAGAGCCTCTCTTGCCTTAAAATCCGGTACTCCCCGGAAAGAAGCTTACAAAGTGATCACCATTTCTCCGGAACATGGAAAAAAAACATGTACTTCATCATCAGGAATTACTATTAATACCCCTCTGAGCTATAAAGCAATTGAGGAGAAAATTGATACCCTGATCATTGCCGGTTATGCTTCCAAAAGCCCTTTCAGACTTAGCAAAGACTTTTATAAGTGGCTAAACCAGAATTCAGGAAAAATAAGAAGGATCGCATCCATTTGCAGAGGTACCTTTGCTTTGGCAGAAGCAGGTCTTCTGAATGGCAAAAGGGCCACTACCCATTGGATGGCCTGTAATGAGCTACAGACAAGGTTCCCTGAGATTATAGTTGATCCTGATCCAATATTTATCCGTGATGGGAAAATATATACTTCCGCAGGGGTTTCTTCAGGCATGGACCTGGCACTTGCAATGGTTGAGGAAGATTACGGCAGAGAGCTAGCCCTAACTGTAGCAAAGGAGCTGGTGCTATATCTTCAGAGACCAGGTAATCAATCTCAATACAGTACAATACTGGCACAGCAGCAAACAGAAAGCGGGCCCATCAGGGATGTTCAGGAATATATATCCGAGCATATTAAAGAGGATTTAAAAGTTGAACAGCTTTCGGAACATTGTGCTATGAGTCCAAGAAATTTTGCAAGAGTTTTTCTGAAAGAAACCGGCATCACCCCTGGAAAATATGTAGAGAAAGTTCGGCTTGAAAAAGCCAAAAGGAGTCTTGAAGATTCCAACCTTTCCCTTGACCAGATAGCAGATAATTGCGGAATAGGCAGCCAGGATTCACTGAGAAGACTTTTTCTGAAACATCTGAACGTTACTCCCGGACTTTATCGCAAAAGCTTTAAGACAGCTTTCAGGGATAACATTGCTTAA
- a CDS encoding GIY-YIG nuclease family protein, giving the protein MKIYYTYILESETSGKLYIGQTDNLLARLNRHNNGGSLYTRNKGPWKLLYYITFETRAEAMANEKKLKNFKNPAKVKEYINKHNSSAG; this is encoded by the coding sequence ATGAAAATTTACTACACCTACATCCTGGAGTCTGAGACTTCGGGAAAACTTTACATTGGCCAAACCGATAACTTACTGGCACGACTGAACCGTCATAACAATGGAGGATCCTTATATACTAGGAACAAAGGACCTTGGAAACTTCTCTATTATATCACCTTTGAAACAAGAGCTGAAGCTATGGCGAATGAGAAAAAGTTAAAGAATTTTAAGAATCCAGCTAAGGTTAAAGAATATATCAATAAACATAATAGTTCTGCTGGTTAG
- the gap gene encoding type I glyceraldehyde-3-phosphate dehydrogenase → MSKIKIGINGFGRIGRLVFRAAIKRSDVEVVAINDLINADYMAYMLRYDSTHGKFDGSIEVKNGQLVVNGKAIRITAEKDPATLKWNEVEAEYVVESTGLFLTKETAQKHIQAGAKRVVLSAPAKDDTPTFVMGVNHETYTKDLNIISNASCTTNALAPIAKVLHDTFGIVEGLMTTVHAVTATQKTVDGPSAKDWRGGRGAYQNIIPASTGAAKAVGLVIPSLKGKLTGMSFRVPVADVSVVDLTCRLEKPASYGTIKKAVKEASEGKLKGILGYTEDEIVSTDILGDDRTSVFDAKAGISLNEHFVKVVSWYDNEWGFSNKLVDLIAYTSKVK, encoded by the coding sequence ATGTCAAAGATAAAAATTGGGATCAACGGATTCGGCAGAATCGGGAGACTTGTATTCAGAGCAGCTATTAAAAGATCTGATGTTGAAGTCGTAGCTATCAATGACCTAATTAATGCCGACTACATGGCTTATATGCTCAGGTATGATTCCACACATGGGAAATTTGATGGAAGCATTGAAGTAAAGAACGGTCAGCTTGTCGTTAATGGCAAAGCTATCCGCATCACTGCAGAAAAAGATCCTGCCACACTTAAATGGAATGAAGTAGAAGCTGAATATGTAGTAGAATCTACAGGATTATTTCTGACTAAGGAAACTGCTCAGAAACACATACAGGCAGGAGCAAAACGCGTGGTGCTCTCGGCCCCTGCCAAGGACGACACTCCTACTTTTGTCATGGGGGTCAACCATGAAACTTATACCAAAGATCTTAATATAATATCCAATGCGTCCTGCACGACAAATGCATTAGCTCCTATCGCGAAAGTATTGCATGATACATTCGGGATTGTTGAAGGACTAATGACTACAGTACATGCAGTAACAGCGACACAAAAAACAGTGGACGGACCATCAGCAAAAGACTGGAGAGGAGGAAGAGGTGCTTATCAGAATATCATCCCTGCATCTACAGGAGCCGCAAAAGCTGTCGGATTGGTCATTCCATCTCTTAAAGGTAAACTGACCGGTATGTCGTTCAGAGTTCCTGTTGCAGATGTGTCCGTAGTGGATCTTACCTGCCGTCTTGAAAAACCTGCGAGTTATGGAACTATCAAAAAAGCGGTAAAGGAAGCCTCAGAAGGCAAACTTAAAGGCATCTTAGGTTATACAGAAGATGAAATTGTCTCTACTGATATTCTTGGAGATGACAGGACTTCTGTATTTGATGCAAAAGCAGGTATATCTCTTAATGAACATTTTGTAAAAGTGGTTAGTTGGTATGACAATGAATGGGGTTTCTCAAACAAGCTTGTTGACCTGATTGCCTATACCAGCAAGGTTAAGTAA
- a CDS encoding lipocalin family protein: MKNLKLSAAVLAGLMVVFSSCKKDKDEAAAPSKSKTEYLTTAKGWKITGFTIAGQSMFNQYVDACEKSALDVYKTGGSYDHTYADKCDEDYDGTWKLTNNDSQIEIDGDTYKIDELNGSTFKYSETQSSGGASVTTQYIFTAQK, from the coding sequence ATGAAAAATTTAAAATTATCTGCTGCTGTCCTAGCAGGCTTAATGGTTGTTTTTTCTTCTTGCAAAAAAGACAAAGATGAAGCTGCGGCTCCTTCTAAATCAAAAACTGAGTATTTAACTACTGCAAAGGGCTGGAAAATTACAGGATTCACAATTGCCGGCCAATCTATGTTTAATCAATATGTTGACGCCTGTGAGAAAAGTGCTTTAGATGTATACAAAACAGGTGGTTCTTATGACCACACCTATGCAGATAAATGTGATGAAGACTATGATGGGACATGGAAATTGACTAATAACGATTCCCAAATAGAAATTGATGGTGATACTTATAAAATTGATGAGCTAAACGGTTCAACCTTTAAATACTCAGAAACGCAATCTTCAGGTGGAGCTTCAGTTACTACTCAATATATATTTACTGCTCAAAAATAA
- a CDS encoding DJ-1/PfpI family protein — MKIAYIIFDGITWLDFIGVYDPLSRLKSLNYIPDLEWDICAFTESNKDNFGLEVKVNKIKNNLGAYDAIIVPGGFGTRKLQFDTDFINWLKTSENVKCKISICTGSLLLGAAGYLKDKTATVNFMEYETLASYCKTVSKERIVEDGDTITAGAVSASLDVGLYLCKKWAGDDAAKEIRKKMDYHG; from the coding sequence ATGAAAATAGCTTACATAATTTTTGATGGCATTACCTGGCTTGATTTTATAGGAGTATATGACCCGCTAAGCAGACTCAAATCACTTAATTATATTCCTGATCTGGAATGGGACATTTGTGCTTTTACTGAAAGTAATAAAGATAATTTTGGACTTGAAGTGAAAGTTAATAAAATAAAAAATAATCTTGGTGCATATGATGCCATCATTGTTCCAGGCGGATTTGGCACAAGAAAGCTTCAATTTGATACTGACTTTATCAATTGGCTGAAGACCTCAGAAAACGTAAAATGTAAAATTTCCATCTGTACCGGAAGCCTTCTTCTGGGAGCTGCGGGATACTTAAAAGATAAAACTGCCACTGTAAATTTCATGGAGTATGAAACCCTTGCCTCTTATTGCAAAACTGTAAGCAAGGAAAGAATCGTTGAAGATGGAGATACAATTACTGCCGGCGCTGTTTCTGCTTCTCTGGACGTTGGACTTTATCTTTGTAAAAAATGGGCAGGAGATGATGCCGCCAAAGAGATAAGGAAAAAAATGGATTATCATGGTTGA